The Cloeon dipterum chromosome 3, ieCloDipt1.1, whole genome shotgun sequence genome includes a region encoding these proteins:
- the LOC135939945 gene encoding photoreceptor ankyrin repeat protein-like isoform X2 codes for MSPAPNSIGGGWKARSRGSIAGVQVISEPAIKEILYPAHKSPSEMFLPRTTPLKVAPVVPRRVYTRSLTMTTPPEAVSAVVDDASVLPSRPPRRVTFDLSGSTTNGAAGELGNQHGGCGGNGTQQQAGANSVSDIAGVTNWLRSRRHNANKESFRIKIAVNRRFSSVHCSFDNVINNNNFILTQSNRNQVNGQHKGSGLRRFSSIAAIDAKKLPPTVGPPPTASNGGGCFAATSAAAISLVRVCREGDESGLQELMTGANGLQLQPSDVNCFDSSGRTPVSYIASSGSLAMLEALAQFPAVDFNYPDNEGNTPLHFAAQAGHVEVLNLLLSRCSSVEVDSRNSLGFTPLMKAALQGRTKCAKLLLFAGASPALRDLGRGFRAEQWARYCGRHMCAEVIDKFSRHRLLERAGATHPNAAVGGRWGSEPELTAQACPPQAAPPSSSGGSWLKSKLKRAFKSSPSNQDSPSKASKHPPQEPAAPPPAPASTPPLTPRVFIVPKVQVTPAGAALSSADADQAEQQRSAANARRKK; via the exons ATGTCGCCGGCACCAAATTCCATTGGAGGTGGCTGGAAGGCGAGGTCACGCGGCTCAATTGCCGGAGTCCAGGTCATCAGCGAGCCTGCCATCAAAGAG ATTCTGTATCCCGCGCACAAGAGCCCGTCGGAGATGTTTTTACCGCGGACCACCCCGCTGAAGGTGGCGCCGGTCGTCCCGCGGCGCGTCTACACCCGCAGCCTGACGATGACGACGCCCCCGGAGGCCGTGTCAGCGGTGGTAGACGATGCGTCGGTGCTGCCGTCACGGCCGCCGCGCAGAGTGACGTTCGATCTTTCCGGTAGCACCACCAACGGAGCAGCTGGCGAACTAGGCAACCAGcacggcggctgcggcggcaaCGGCACGCAGCAGCAGGCCGGCGCTAACAGTGTCTCCGACATCGCCGGAGTGACCAACTGGCTAAGGAGCCGCCGTCACAACGCTAACAAGGAGAGTTTCAGGATAAAGATCGCCGTAAACCG GCGTTTCTCAAGCGTGCACTGCTCTTTCGACAACGtgatcaacaacaacaacttcATTCTCACGCAAAGCAACAGGAACCAAGTGAACGGCCAGCACAAAGGAAGCGGCCTCCGACGCTTTTCGAGCATCGCTGCCATCGACGCAAAAAAACTGCCGCCCACAGTGGGGCCGCCGCCAACTGCCTCCAATGGGGGCGGTTGCTTTGCGGCCACCTCGGCGGCCGCCATCTCACTCGTTCGCGTGTGCCGAGAGGGCGACGAGTCTGGCCTCCAGGAACTCATGACTGGAGCAAACGGCCTCCAGCTCCAGCCTTCAGATGTCAACTGTTTTGATTCGTCTGGAAGG acgcCTGTGAGCTACATCGCGTCAAGCGGCTCATTGGCGATGCTCGAGGCCCTGGCCCAGTTTCCGGCCGTGGACTTCAACTACCCGGACAACGAGGGCAACACTCCATTGCACTTCGCCGCCCAGGCCG GTCACGTTGAAGTGCTGAATCTGCTCCTGAGTCGTTGCTCGAGCGTTGAAGTGGACTCACGTAACTCGCTAGGATTCACCCCACTAATGAAAGCAGCTCTGCAGGGAAGAACTAAGTGCGCGAAACTTTTGCTCTTTGCAG GTGCATCGCCAGCTTTGCGAGACCTCGGCCGCGGCTTCCGAGCGGAGCAATGGGCGCGCTACTGCGGCCGCCACATGTGCGCCGAAGTGATCGACAAGTTTTCTCGGCACCGGCTGCTGGAGCGAGCAGGGGCAACGCACCCTAACGCGGCCGTCGGCGGCCGCTGGGGCAGCGAACCGGAGCTTACGGCCCAGGCGTGCCCCCCGCAGGCAGCGCCCCCCTCCTCCTCCGGGGGCTCGTGGCTGAAGAGCAAGCTGAAGAGGGCCTTCAAGTCGTCGCCTTCAAACCAAGACTCGCCGTCCAAGGCGTCCAAACACCCACCCCAAGAGCCAGCGGCACCGCCGCCGGCCCCCGCATCCACCCCTCCCCTCACCCCGCGAGTCTTCATTGTGCCGAAGGTGCAGGTGACACCCGCGGGGGCCGCGTTGAGCTCTGCAGACGCTGACCAGGCTGAGCAGCAGCGATCGGCAGCCAACGCCCGCCGGAAAAAATag
- the LOC135939945 gene encoding photoreceptor ankyrin repeat protein-like isoform X1 yields the protein MSPAPNSIGGGWKARSRGSIAGVQVISEPAIKELQILYPAHKSPSEMFLPRTTPLKVAPVVPRRVYTRSLTMTTPPEAVSAVVDDASVLPSRPPRRVTFDLSGSTTNGAAGELGNQHGGCGGNGTQQQAGANSVSDIAGVTNWLRSRRHNANKESFRIKIAVNRRFSSVHCSFDNVINNNNFILTQSNRNQVNGQHKGSGLRRFSSIAAIDAKKLPPTVGPPPTASNGGGCFAATSAAAISLVRVCREGDESGLQELMTGANGLQLQPSDVNCFDSSGRTPVSYIASSGSLAMLEALAQFPAVDFNYPDNEGNTPLHFAAQAGHVEVLNLLLSRCSSVEVDSRNSLGFTPLMKAALQGRTKCAKLLLFAGASPALRDLGRGFRAEQWARYCGRHMCAEVIDKFSRHRLLERAGATHPNAAVGGRWGSEPELTAQACPPQAAPPSSSGGSWLKSKLKRAFKSSPSNQDSPSKASKHPPQEPAAPPPAPASTPPLTPRVFIVPKVQVTPAGAALSSADADQAEQQRSAANARRKK from the exons ATGTCGCCGGCACCAAATTCCATTGGAGGTGGCTGGAAGGCGAGGTCACGCGGCTCAATTGCCGGAGTCCAGGTCATCAGCGAGCCTGCCATCAAAGAG TTGCAGATTCTGTATCCCGCGCACAAGAGCCCGTCGGAGATGTTTTTACCGCGGACCACCCCGCTGAAGGTGGCGCCGGTCGTCCCGCGGCGCGTCTACACCCGCAGCCTGACGATGACGACGCCCCCGGAGGCCGTGTCAGCGGTGGTAGACGATGCGTCGGTGCTGCCGTCACGGCCGCCGCGCAGAGTGACGTTCGATCTTTCCGGTAGCACCACCAACGGAGCAGCTGGCGAACTAGGCAACCAGcacggcggctgcggcggcaaCGGCACGCAGCAGCAGGCCGGCGCTAACAGTGTCTCCGACATCGCCGGAGTGACCAACTGGCTAAGGAGCCGCCGTCACAACGCTAACAAGGAGAGTTTCAGGATAAAGATCGCCGTAAACCG GCGTTTCTCAAGCGTGCACTGCTCTTTCGACAACGtgatcaacaacaacaacttcATTCTCACGCAAAGCAACAGGAACCAAGTGAACGGCCAGCACAAAGGAAGCGGCCTCCGACGCTTTTCGAGCATCGCTGCCATCGACGCAAAAAAACTGCCGCCCACAGTGGGGCCGCCGCCAACTGCCTCCAATGGGGGCGGTTGCTTTGCGGCCACCTCGGCGGCCGCCATCTCACTCGTTCGCGTGTGCCGAGAGGGCGACGAGTCTGGCCTCCAGGAACTCATGACTGGAGCAAACGGCCTCCAGCTCCAGCCTTCAGATGTCAACTGTTTTGATTCGTCTGGAAGG acgcCTGTGAGCTACATCGCGTCAAGCGGCTCATTGGCGATGCTCGAGGCCCTGGCCCAGTTTCCGGCCGTGGACTTCAACTACCCGGACAACGAGGGCAACACTCCATTGCACTTCGCCGCCCAGGCCG GTCACGTTGAAGTGCTGAATCTGCTCCTGAGTCGTTGCTCGAGCGTTGAAGTGGACTCACGTAACTCGCTAGGATTCACCCCACTAATGAAAGCAGCTCTGCAGGGAAGAACTAAGTGCGCGAAACTTTTGCTCTTTGCAG GTGCATCGCCAGCTTTGCGAGACCTCGGCCGCGGCTTCCGAGCGGAGCAATGGGCGCGCTACTGCGGCCGCCACATGTGCGCCGAAGTGATCGACAAGTTTTCTCGGCACCGGCTGCTGGAGCGAGCAGGGGCAACGCACCCTAACGCGGCCGTCGGCGGCCGCTGGGGCAGCGAACCGGAGCTTACGGCCCAGGCGTGCCCCCCGCAGGCAGCGCCCCCCTCCTCCTCCGGGGGCTCGTGGCTGAAGAGCAAGCTGAAGAGGGCCTTCAAGTCGTCGCCTTCAAACCAAGACTCGCCGTCCAAGGCGTCCAAACACCCACCCCAAGAGCCAGCGGCACCGCCGCCGGCCCCCGCATCCACCCCTCCCCTCACCCCGCGAGTCTTCATTGTGCCGAAGGTGCAGGTGACACCCGCGGGGGCCGCGTTGAGCTCTGCAGACGCTGACCAGGCTGAGCAGCAGCGATCGGCAGCCAACGCCCGCCGGAAAAAATag